In Parasteatoda tepidariorum isolate YZ-2023 chromosome 2, CAS_Ptep_4.0, whole genome shotgun sequence, one DNA window encodes the following:
- the LOC107453492 gene encoding zinc transporter zipt-7.2-like, whose translation MKFCIKTLCLVLMIAVCFVTAEPEPEPSEHEGKQVIVVKDKSEHHHHHHHHHHHTHGHEHKHGHAHKHDHKHGHKHGHDHKHEHGHKHEHGHKHGHLHKHEHGHKHGHNHHHGHEHKHGHHHHHGHEHKHGHDHKHGHEHKHGHHHKHGHEHKHGHAHKHEHGHKHGHHHAHKHGHEHGHKHGHEHGHHHGHHHAHKHGHEHGHKHGHHHGHHHAHKHGHEHGHKHGHEHGHKHGHHHGHHHAHKHGHEHGHKHGHHHGHHHGHHHGHEHGHKHGHEHGHKHGHHHGHKHGHHHGHHHGHKHGHEHGHKHGHQHGHHHGHKHLHHISHGHHGHGFDLESFDLH comes from the exons atgaagTTTTGCATCAAGACCTTGTGTTTGGTCTTGATGATTGCTGTTTGCTTTGTCACAGCTGAACCAGAGCCAGAACCATCAGA gcATGAAGGCAAACAAGTTATTGTTGTAAAAGATAAGTCAGAACATCATCATCATCACCATCACCATCATCATCACACTCACGGACATGAACACAAGCATGGACATGCACACAAGCATGATCATAAGCATGGACACAAGCATGGACATGACCACAAACATGAACATGGACATAAACATGAACACGGACATAAACACGGCCATTTGCACAAGCATGAGCACGGACACAAACATGGTCATAATCATCATCATGGTCATGAACACAAGCATGGTCACCATCATCATCATGGACACGAGCACAAACACGGCCATGATCACAAGCACGGACATGAACACAAGCATGGTCATCATCATAAACACGGTCATGAGCATAAACATGGTCACGCACACAAGCACGAGCATGGCCATAAACATGGTCACCATCATGCTCACAAACACGGACATGAACATGGTCACAAACACGGACACGAGCACGGTCACCACCATGGACATCATCATGCTCACAAACACGGACATGAACATGGTCACAAGCACGGACATCATCATGGTCATCACCATGCCCACAAACACGGTCACGAACACGGTCATAAGCACGGTCATGAACACGGTCACAAGCACGGACACCACCATGGACATCACCATGCCCACAAACATGGACATGAGCACGGACACAAGCACGGACATCACCATGGTCACCATCATGGACATCATCATGGACATGAGCACGGACACAAACACGGACATGAACACGGACACAAGCACGGACACCACCATGGTCACAAGCACGGACATCATCACGGACACCACCATGGTCACAAACACGGTCACGAGCACGGACATAAGCATGGTCACCAACACGGACACCACCATGGACACAAGCACTTACACCACATTAGTCATGGACACCATGGTCATGGTTTTGATTTGGAAAGCTTTGATCTCCATTGA